From Pedobacter indicus, a single genomic window includes:
- the uxuA gene encoding mannonate dehydratase — MKMIQSMRWYGPNDPVSLLDIKQAGCEEVVTALHHIEPGEIWSAEEIEKHKNLIEAEGLKWTVVESLPVHEDIKKRNGNYQDYIENYKTSLVNLAKNGVEVVTYNFMPILDWLRTDLIFETPTRARTLRFEKLAFIAFDLFILKRPTAEKDYSTDEIDQAKAYFDKLSIDEQESLSNACLQGLPGSMGVFAVSDVLGLLDQYKDINEEKLRNNLIQFISDIIGTAEKNNIKMAIHPDDPPFSVLGLPRIMSTEKDATFLVESVPSVSNGLCFCSGSYGVRPENDLPGMIQRLGSRIYFLHLRSVQREGNGNFHEANHLEGNANMVKLVKEAILLMRKENRRIPMRPDHGHQMLDDLHKKVYHGYTAIGRLKALAELRGLEAGLNELM, encoded by the coding sequence ATGAAAATGATTCAATCGATGAGGTGGTACGGTCCTAATGACCCAGTAAGCCTCCTTGACATTAAGCAAGCAGGTTGCGAAGAGGTCGTTACAGCCCTGCATCATATCGAACCAGGAGAAATATGGTCCGCAGAAGAAATTGAAAAACACAAAAACCTGATCGAAGCCGAAGGGTTAAAATGGACCGTCGTTGAAAGCCTTCCCGTCCATGAAGACATCAAAAAGAGAAATGGCAACTACCAAGACTATATTGAGAACTATAAAACAAGTCTTGTTAACCTTGCCAAGAACGGAGTTGAGGTCGTGACCTATAACTTCATGCCGATATTGGATTGGCTACGTACCGATCTTATTTTTGAGACTCCAACACGGGCACGTACACTACGATTCGAAAAGCTAGCTTTTATTGCCTTTGACCTCTTCATATTAAAGAGGCCTACCGCAGAAAAAGATTATTCTACCGATGAAATCGATCAGGCAAAGGCCTATTTTGACAAACTGTCAATCGATGAACAGGAAAGTCTTAGCAATGCCTGTTTACAAGGTTTACCGGGAAGCATGGGCGTTTTCGCAGTCTCTGATGTATTAGGCTTGCTAGACCAATACAAAGATATCAACGAAGAGAAGTTAAGGAATAATCTCATTCAATTTATTTCAGACATCATCGGTACCGCTGAAAAAAACAATATAAAAATGGCTATCCACCCCGATGACCCGCCCTTTTCGGTACTCGGTTTACCCCGTATTATGAGTACTGAGAAAGATGCAACGTTCTTGGTAGAATCAGTGCCAAGTGTTTCCAATGGACTATGCTTCTGCAGCGGATCTTATGGAGTGCGTCCAGAGAATGACCTACCCGGTATGATTCAGCGCTTAGGGTCTAGAATCTACTTCTTACATTTACGTAGCGTTCAACGCGAAGGCAACGGAAATTTCCATGAAGCGAATCACTTAGAGGGCAATGCAAACATGGTGAAACTGGTGAAAGAAGCCATCCTCCTAATGCGCAAAGAAAACCGACGGATTCCGATGCGCCCAGACCACGGGCATCAGATGTTAGATGATCTACACAAAAAAGTCTACCATGGCTATACAGCAATCGGCAGGTTAAAGGCACTCGCCGAACTTCGAGGACTTGAAGCAGGCCTTAACGAGCTGATGTAA
- a CDS encoding response regulator transcription factor — MMKNLGITPSKTTILMVSVEQERVGLIIDRFMPRYEVLFAFDEDEAMHYLDRKIVTLIIGNASDSINKGFDLCKKVKYSRHHCHIPIILLVGKDSLSVKIRGFEYGADAYVETPVFAPYLEAQVNSLLKNRNRVKEHFETTSTNSFFTRRIDDCEESFIHEVDSVIQQYLDDPGFDVEFLAEKLHVSRPTLYRKIKCVTNFSPNDLINMARLDEALGLLSAGYRVYEVSDRVGYSSHSHFSRNFQKYYGMNPREYIANKKLSMVV, encoded by the coding sequence ATGATGAAAAATCTTGGAATTACGCCTTCGAAAACAACCATACTCATGGTAAGTGTAGAGCAGGAAAGGGTAGGACTTATAATCGATCGTTTCATGCCCCGTTATGAAGTTTTATTCGCTTTCGACGAGGATGAAGCAATGCATTATCTGGATAGAAAGATTGTGACCCTCATTATCGGTAACGCGTCGGATTCGATTAACAAAGGTTTTGATTTATGTAAGAAAGTTAAATATTCTCGTCACCATTGTCATATCCCGATTATCTTACTGGTCGGAAAAGACTCATTATCTGTTAAGATCAGAGGATTCGAATATGGCGCAGATGCTTATGTAGAGACACCGGTTTTCGCTCCTTATTTAGAAGCACAGGTTAATTCTCTTTTAAAAAATAGAAATCGGGTTAAAGAGCATTTCGAGACGACTAGTACGAATTCCTTTTTTACGAGGAGAATAGATGATTGTGAGGAAAGCTTTATACATGAAGTCGATTCGGTCATTCAGCAATATTTGGATGATCCGGGATTTGATGTTGAATTTTTAGCAGAAAAACTTCATGTGAGCAGACCGACGCTCTATAGGAAAATCAAGTGTGTAACTAACTTCAGTCCGAATGACCTAATTAATATGGCGCGACTGGACGAAGCTTTGGGTCTTCTCTCTGCTGGTTATCGGGTTTATGAGGTGTCTGATAGGGTGGGATATAGCTCTCATAGTCATTTTAGTAGAAATTTTCAAAAATATTATGGGATGAATCCGCGTGAGTATATTGCCAATAAAAAACTATCGATGGTTGTATAG
- a CDS encoding DUF4998 domain-containing protein translates to MKLINSYRNNLLLAILVIISAASCSKMNDTYKEFLEEGQLIYTGRPDTIHIHPGHNRLLLAWKTPSDPKAIKARIFWNNRLDSIDVPIDRSGSERDSVKVYFDDFEEGNYLFEIFTFDDEGNRSIKIEVIAKVYGGNYISSLLTRPIDRTEMDEGALHIAWGALPDTTAIGSEVFYSDSEGKEEKIFVNGMEATTIIPNFTPQTFRHRTLYLPSRLAIDTFYTEYSSLRIKGSPVPISTEGWSITASSEDVKGGRLAINLIDGNLTNLFVNEIASENTYPHWVIINMGNMTENIEGFYFYQRSLNPTRTLDIEISNDGNIWTSLGTHVLERNGGGAGVPVYLQLEESSEFQYFKFTFIDDYGNSKNVNMHEAGVYTR, encoded by the coding sequence ATGAAATTGATCAATAGCTATAGAAACAACTTACTGCTTGCCATCTTAGTAATCATTTCGGCAGCTAGTTGTTCTAAGATGAACGACACCTATAAAGAGTTCCTCGAGGAAGGACAGCTCATCTATACTGGCCGGCCAGATACAATTCACATTCACCCTGGACACAATCGACTTTTGTTAGCATGGAAAACTCCATCGGATCCAAAAGCGATTAAAGCGAGAATATTCTGGAACAATCGTTTGGATTCGATCGATGTGCCGATCGACCGGTCCGGTAGCGAACGAGACAGTGTAAAGGTATATTTTGATGATTTCGAAGAAGGTAATTATCTTTTCGAAATTTTCACATTCGACGACGAAGGCAATCGATCGATCAAAATTGAAGTAATAGCTAAAGTCTATGGGGGAAATTATATCAGCTCTCTATTGACTAGGCCGATCGACAGAACAGAAATGGATGAAGGAGCATTGCATATAGCCTGGGGAGCACTTCCTGATACGACAGCCATTGGCTCGGAAGTTTTCTATAGCGATAGTGAAGGAAAAGAAGAAAAAATCTTTGTCAACGGAATGGAGGCTACTACGATCATTCCCAATTTCACTCCACAAACATTCCGTCACCGTACACTTTATCTGCCGAGCAGACTAGCTATTGATACCTTTTATACAGAATATTCTTCGCTACGAATAAAAGGTTCACCTGTGCCTATCAGTACAGAAGGATGGTCTATCACAGCTTCCAGCGAAGATGTAAAAGGTGGTCGACTAGCCATTAATCTCATTGACGGAAACCTCACAAACCTTTTCGTCAATGAGATTGCCAGTGAAAATACATATCCACATTGGGTAATTATTAATATGGGCAATATGACAGAAAATATTGAAGGTTTCTATTTCTATCAGCGAAGCCTAAATCCAACGCGAACCCTTGATATAGAAATAAGTAACGATGGGAATATATGGACTTCTTTGGGAACGCATGTATTGGAAAGGAACGGAGGCGGTGCGGGCGTTCCAGTCTATCTCCAACTAGAGGAATCATCTGAATTTCAATATTTTAAATTTACCTTTATTGATGATTACGGCAATTCTAAGAATGTAAATATGCATGAAGCAGGAGTTTATACTCGTTAA
- a CDS encoding DUF5000 domain-containing lipoprotein → MKNFALLYFFIAFVFINACSEEKYTEPIDDDAAPGPISNVQVESLPGGARITYDLPNDKSLRYVKAVYNIRPDYTRETKSSLYTDEVIVDGFPSTDEYEVTLYAVSKGEKQSSPVTVKIRPLESPLQEAFSSLDFAETFGGITISFTNSGEASLAVTLLVDSSGRMREIETYYTKALEGIHSVRGFEAKPTIFGAVIRDRWGNLSDTLTATRTPVFEQLIPKNDFNGVFLQNDTYEPHPQNNHTVDKMWDDRIGPNGGVPVFHTKPGSNMPQSFTFDMGQTAVLSRFKLFHRGPGTQWAYQLGSPKKLEVYGSLTPPAPDGSWDGWTKLMDCDSYKPSGDGPVTSEDAMYATTTGEDFIFPTGTPPVRYLRFKTVETWGYVDYIYITELTFWGQLQ, encoded by the coding sequence ATGAAGAATTTTGCATTACTCTACTTTTTTATAGCATTTGTTTTTATCAATGCCTGTTCAGAAGAAAAATATACTGAACCTATTGATGATGATGCAGCACCCGGACCTATCAGCAATGTGCAAGTAGAAAGCCTCCCGGGCGGAGCGCGAATTACATATGATCTACCAAACGACAAAAGTCTACGCTATGTAAAAGCGGTCTACAATATCCGACCCGATTATACTAGAGAAACGAAGTCATCTTTGTACACCGATGAGGTAATCGTGGATGGGTTCCCGTCTACGGACGAATACGAAGTAACTCTCTACGCGGTAAGTAAAGGGGAAAAACAATCTAGTCCAGTCACCGTCAAGATTCGGCCCTTAGAGTCTCCCTTACAAGAAGCATTTTCTTCGCTGGACTTCGCTGAGACTTTTGGAGGAATAACCATATCCTTTACGAATAGTGGAGAAGCTAGCTTGGCCGTAACACTGTTAGTCGATTCGTCTGGTCGAATGCGCGAAATCGAAACCTATTATACAAAAGCTTTAGAGGGCATCCATTCCGTTCGGGGCTTTGAGGCAAAGCCAACAATCTTCGGCGCGGTCATCCGCGACCGCTGGGGTAACCTATCGGACACGCTTACCGCTACGCGAACACCCGTTTTCGAGCAGCTCATTCCAAAGAATGACTTTAACGGTGTTTTTCTTCAGAACGATACTTATGAACCGCACCCACAGAACAACCATACTGTTGATAAAATGTGGGACGATCGAATTGGTCCTAATGGCGGGGTACCTGTTTTCCATACAAAACCAGGTTCTAACATGCCGCAATCGTTCACATTTGACATGGGACAGACGGCTGTGTTGAGTCGTTTTAAATTGTTTCATCGAGGACCAGGAACACAATGGGCTTATCAGCTAGGTTCTCCTAAAAAATTAGAAGTTTATGGCTCGCTCACCCCACCGGCTCCTGATGGCAGTTGGGATGGCTGGACCAAACTAATGGATTGCGATTCATATAAACCGTCGGGTGATGGCCCAGTCACTTCTGAAGATGCTATGTATGCCACAACAACTGGCGAGGATTTTATCTTCCCAACGGGCACACCACCAGTTAGGTATCTTCGATTTAAGACAGTAGAAACCTGGGGCTATGTGGACTATATCTATATCACAGAACTTACGTTTTGGGGTCAATTACAATAG